In the genome of Leptospira broomii serovar Hurstbridge str. 5399, the window CGCCGGTCAGGCATTTTCCAAGGACAGTCAGATCCGGCCGAACGCCAAAGAAGCCTTGGGCTCCGCCTAAGCCGATCCGAAAACCGGTAACCACTTCGTCAAAAATCAGTAACGCTCCGAACGAATCGCATAATTCTCGCAATTGTTGGTTGTATTCGAAATGAACCGGGCGTGTTCCACTCTCAGGGCCCAGAGGTTCTACGATTACGGCAGCGGTTCCTCCTCGCAGCCGATTTAACCAGAGCTTTCGACGAATTGCTCCTAGGTCGTTGGGGAAGCTTTCTTCAGTAGAAGCGGTTGCACCTTTAGGAATTCCCGCTGCTTCGCGCCGACCTGTTCCCGGAATCCGCATCCCATATACCATCGAATCACTCCATCCGTGATAACCGCCTCCGATTTTGATAACATGGCGCTTCCCCGTATAGGTTCTCGCAAGGCGAATCGCTCCCATGACTGCTTCGGTTCCGGAACCTAGCATCCTGAACATTTCTATTCCGGGCATATTCTTACAGATTATCTCGGCAAGTTTCACCTCGTATTCGTGTAACAATCCCGTGCTAGGACCGCACTCATTGAGTAGGTCCATAACTTTTTTCCGGACAGGTTCGTAATTGGATCCTAGAAGTGTGGGGCCACCGGACTGGAGAAAGTCGATATAAGTGTTTCCATCGACATCGCGTAGATGGGCGCCCTTTGCCTGGTCTATTGCCAGGGGAAAAGGATAATTGAATGCTAGATTATGCTGCACACCGCCCGGGATTACCGCTTCCGCCGCTGACGCGATCTCTCTAGATTGCTTGCATTTATGATTGAAGTAGTCTAACACCCCGTTCATCTTGTCTCGTCGAATCGGTCTGAGCGGAGATTTTAACAAAACTTTAAGTCGCTCGAAAATCTCGGTAGTGTCGTGCCATTCTGAAATTGCGTACTCTGCTCGAGGTAAGATTTCCTGTGTTTGTTTTTTTTCTTTTACGATCGTAGTCATACTATCCTCCAGTCGGAAAGTCGGATTTTTTATGAATGTAGATAGTCGAACCTATCTACAGGATTGAAAGTGCCTGATGAACAACAAGGGGGGAAATTTCCGAGAAGCTCAGATTATTCTTTATACGGGAACGAAGGAAGTTTGCGGATTGTTTTTCCGCTAGCAGAACATTCTCGATCGCCCGGTCTATAGATTTTGCCCCGCAAACTATGCCGTGGTTTCGTAAGAGATATCCATTCGTATCCTTTCGTATTTTTTTCTTAAACGCGTTGACTAGAAATATAGTTCCGGAAGGCGCATAGGAGACGAGGCGTAAGGATGCGCCAAGACTTGCACGTGCTTCCGCACCTTCGATGGGCATGTCAATTCCGAGTAAAGTAACTGCGCTGGCTAGAGGTTGGTGGGTATGTAGACTTACTTGCAAATCAGGTCTGCGAGTTAAAAAAGCCGCGTGCATTCCGCTTTCGGTCGTAGGATGTTTATTGCCTTCTACTAATTTCAAATCTTTGATTCGGAGAATACATATATCCTCATCTTTCATACTGTAATAGTCGGAAGCAGATGGAGTAACGGCCATAAGTTCGGGGTCGACCCTTACGGCCAAGTTTCCCCCGATACCCGCAAAAAAACCGAGATCGGCTAGCTTCCTGGAG includes:
- a CDS encoding aspartate aminotransferase family protein, which translates into the protein MTTIVKEKKQTQEILPRAEYAISEWHDTTEIFERLKVLLKSPLRPIRRDKMNGVLDYFNHKCKQSREIASAAEAVIPGGVQHNLAFNYPFPLAIDQAKGAHLRDVDGNTYIDFLQSGGPTLLGSNYEPVRKKVMDLLNECGPSTGLLHEYEVKLAEIICKNMPGIEMFRMLGSGTEAVMGAIRLARTYTGKRHVIKIGGGYHGWSDSMVYGMRIPGTGRREAAGIPKGATASTEESFPNDLGAIRRKLWLNRLRGGTAAVIVEPLGPESGTRPVHFEYNQQLRELCDSFGALLIFDEVVTGFRIGLGGAQGFFGVRPDLTVLGKCLTGGYPMAGGIGGRKEIMMLLAGGISAMGKRAFVGGTLSANPLSCAAGYFSIQEMERTNAAVKAGRAGDRLCKGLQEIINRMGLPYVAYNQGSIVHLQTSGVLLMSLRNPLKVLREAKERKHLMEEMGAAYTAHGMITLAGSRMYTSMADTDEVIDEALNRFESVFRLT
- a CDS encoding class II aldolase/adducin family protein, encoding MKNLGFKAVRASIVAASRKLADLGFFAGIGGNLAVRVDPELMAVTPSASDYYSMKDEDICILRIKDLKLVEGNKHPTTESGMHAAFLTRRPDLQVSLHTHQPLASAVTLLGIDMPIEGAEARASLGASLRLVSYAPSGTIFLVNAFKKKIRKDTNGYLLRNHGIVCGAKSIDRAIENVLLAEKQSANFLRSRIKNNLSFSEISPLVVHQALSIL